A genome region from Acidobacteriota bacterium includes the following:
- a CDS encoding Stp1/IreP family PP2C-type Ser/Thr phosphatase, with translation MFKKNKKSKNKDEKVKATVALVHPGKFDVVASMLSDVGCVRELNEDSGTYIQPDDPELQASKGLLILVADGMGGHSAGEVASGLAVEVITRVYYEDSGDPLSALKKAFREANREIHKAAEKDESRAGMGTTCTALVLQNGTAISAHVGDSRLYLVREGAIYLMTEDHSAVMEMVKAGLITTEQARHHPEKNVILRAMGSHPEVEVTTWQEPFPVRTGDRFLLCSDGLYDLVEDEEIRREVEAAEPRSACQSLIALAKERGGHDNISVGIVSLLPEGESQTKPVPQTREVEARL, from the coding sequence ATGTTCAAAAAGAACAAGAAGTCGAAGAATAAAGACGAAAAGGTCAAAGCGACCGTTGCTCTGGTTCATCCCGGAAAGTTCGACGTCGTTGCAAGCATGTTGAGCGACGTTGGCTGCGTGCGCGAATTGAATGAAGACTCCGGCACGTACATTCAACCTGACGATCCGGAGTTGCAAGCAAGCAAGGGGCTGCTCATCCTGGTGGCAGACGGAATGGGAGGGCATTCGGCCGGCGAAGTAGCAAGCGGCCTCGCGGTGGAGGTCATAACGCGCGTCTACTACGAAGACTCGGGTGATCCGCTATCGGCATTGAAGAAAGCTTTCCGCGAAGCAAACCGCGAGATTCACAAGGCAGCCGAGAAGGATGAGAGCAGGGCTGGAATGGGCACGACCTGCACGGCGCTCGTGCTGCAAAACGGAACGGCGATCTCTGCTCACGTTGGCGACAGCCGGCTCTACCTGGTGCGCGAGGGAGCGATTTACTTGATGACCGAGGACCATTCGGCTGTCATGGAAATGGTCAAAGCTGGGTTGATAACGACCGAGCAGGCGCGGCATCATCCCGAAAAAAACGTCATTCTTCGCGCGATGGGTAGTCACCCGGAGGTGGAAGTTACGACTTGGCAGGAGCCTTTTCCGGTGAGGACAGGCGATCGTTTTCTCTTATGCTCGGATGGTCTATACGACCTGGTTGAGGACGAGGAGATCAGACGCGAGGTCGAGGCGGCGGAGCCGCGCTCTGCTTGCCAGAGCCTGATCGCGCTCGCAAAAGAACGCGGGGGGCACGATAATATCAGTGTTGGAATTGTGAGCCTTTTACCGGAGGGCGAATCGCAAACTAAACCCGTGCCGCAGACTCGAGAGGTGGAGGCCCGATTATGA
- a CDS encoding protein kinase, with the protein MGRTTLINSTIGEYRLVQKLGEGGMGEVYQGVHSKIGRVVAVKILSQAAAGPEFVERFLNEARIQAGLQHNNIATLYDFLEYDGQPCIIMEYIEGQTLTDCIRSWGCLPLAEAIRYFQSIVEAIDYVHSKGIVHRDIKSTNVKITPNGQVKLLDFGIAKSGASPALTVTGSFIGTLQYLSPEQLTGGTSDSRSDIWALGVLLYEMATSHLPFEATTIGELCQKITTGNYVPPSQISGSMPREVQHIISRCLRTNPGDRYQSARELLQDVNRAAAAVSSQSTRQTTSPAATAPSPYQQATYPPAAYQPGYQPAAYQSGSSYPNQPSGGAVAAKPKSMVPMLAGLAVVVLLVVVAGLYFLFSGGPEIASPNKPPQQSNSQPSAGPKQPTVQVRQETFTVDAAEGRAEVFKNGERVGTTPYQFQANPGEHIDLVLKREGYQDKPVRLSTSDKKMYTFMLEKKY; encoded by the coding sequence ATGGGCAGGACGACCCTAATAAATTCAACCATCGGCGAGTATCGTCTGGTACAAAAACTGGGCGAAGGCGGCATGGGTGAAGTGTATCAGGGCGTCCATTCGAAGATAGGACGAGTTGTCGCGGTCAAGATATTGAGCCAGGCCGCCGCCGGCCCTGAATTCGTCGAGCGATTTCTGAATGAGGCTCGCATACAGGCGGGGCTTCAACACAATAACATCGCCACGCTGTACGACTTTCTGGAATACGACGGCCAGCCCTGCATCATAATGGAGTACATAGAAGGGCAGACGTTGACCGATTGCATCAGATCGTGGGGCTGCCTTCCGCTGGCTGAAGCAATCCGCTACTTTCAGTCGATAGTCGAGGCCATAGATTATGTTCACAGCAAGGGCATCGTCCATCGGGACATCAAGTCCACCAACGTCAAGATCACACCCAACGGGCAGGTGAAGCTTCTTGATTTTGGCATAGCCAAGTCCGGCGCAAGCCCGGCGCTAACCGTCACAGGCAGCTTCATTGGGACGCTTCAATATTTATCGCCTGAGCAGCTAACGGGCGGAACTTCAGACTCGCGGTCTGACATCTGGGCGCTTGGCGTGTTGCTGTATGAAATGGCCACGAGCCACCTGCCGTTTGAGGCGACTACTATCGGCGAGCTCTGCCAGAAAATAACCACTGGAAACTATGTGCCTCCTTCCCAGATAAGTGGGAGTATGCCTCGCGAGGTCCAACACATCATCTCCCGATGTCTGAGGACGAATCCCGGGGACCGATATCAATCGGCGCGCGAGCTTCTCCAGGATGTGAACCGCGCGGCAGCGGCAGTTTCATCACAATCTACTCGACAGACCACGTCGCCTGCTGCGACGGCGCCGTCACCGTATCAACAAGCGACCTATCCACCAGCGGCTTATCAGCCGGGCTATCAGCCGGCTGCCTATCAGTCCGGATCGTCTTACCCGAACCAGCCGAGCGGCGGAGCGGTTGCCGCAAAACCCAAATCCATGGTCCCAATGCTGGCCGGCCTTGCCGTAGTCGTCTTACTGGTGGTCGTCGCTGGACTCTACTTCTTGTTTAGCGGCGGGCCGGAAATCGCGTCTCCCAACAAGCCTCCACAGCAATCCAACAGTCAACCCTCGGCGGGACCGAAACAGCCGACCGTTCAGGTGCGGCAGGAAACGTTCACAGTGGATGCGGCTGAAGGCCGGGCCGAGGTTTTCAAGAACGGTGAGCGAGTGGGAACGACGCCTTACCAGTTCCAGGCAAACCCTGGAGAGCACATTGATTTGGTGCTTAAACGCGAGGGCTACCAGGACAAACCCGTGCGTCTGTCTACGAGCGACAAGAAGATGTATACGTTCATGCTGGAAAAGAAGTATTGA
- a CDS encoding FHA domain-containing protein yields the protein MERIVLRHLSGSKANQVEEFPLAHFRELIFGRDPSASVRYDPNRDDLVGRQHAKIVQDPADPNQFIVTDLNSRNGTFVNRQRIVGTVRISPGDTVQFGAGGPEFQFDLEPRPQQDMRPTRMPGEGTTASYGSSPVTTPPTRMGTGSSPMQPMGSMPMGPGPTMPASGTVGKATVERMIAQTKTDNRKILFIGGAAFMIVVVLVAGFLLYNQISSNKQQATDTQNALSAAAANAPMTPADIAKAYTGSVVYIEAGWKLIYTSNGGQVFHKYYPNQWKDQQGNIHSIVSDGRSQVAAYVVVGQNVEPLLSLDNRAGPPIGGELSGTGFAVTGDGFILTNRHVGATWRTSYRFTASSTPGIVISGGGISLKPDGTPLLVAAPGDWVPSETKQAGQTLQGGFDGRNDYLNVTFPKNELRIPGKLARTSDRHDVAMLKIDVPDSVPKLELNDNYDTIKPGDASIVLGYPGVSPAVYGVIRSQDVFNREAQLKIIPDPTISVGNIGRVIRGGDPNNTKGDVIYSGFGDAYQLTINSTGAGNSGGPVFDDRGRVTGIFFAGGSAGGASVTYAVPIRYGKELMSVSAPR from the coding sequence ATGGAGCGCATCGTTCTTAGACATCTGAGTGGCTCAAAGGCCAACCAGGTCGAGGAGTTCCCCCTGGCCCATTTCAGAGAACTCATATTCGGACGCGATCCTTCAGCGTCGGTCAGATACGATCCCAATCGGGACGATTTGGTAGGGCGTCAACATGCCAAAATCGTACAGGATCCGGCTGATCCAAATCAGTTCATAGTCACCGATCTTAATAGCCGCAACGGCACGTTCGTCAACAGGCAGAGAATCGTGGGAACAGTCAGGATCTCGCCTGGCGACACGGTACAATTCGGTGCGGGAGGACCGGAGTTTCAGTTTGATCTCGAACCGCGACCGCAGCAGGACATGCGTCCGACCCGAATGCCTGGCGAAGGAACCACGGCGAGTTATGGCTCGAGTCCGGTCACCACGCCTCCAACTCGGATGGGTACGGGATCTTCACCGATGCAGCCAATGGGGTCGATGCCGATGGGCCCGGGACCGACGATGCCGGCTTCGGGCACGGTCGGCAAAGCTACCGTCGAGCGGATGATCGCGCAGACCAAGACAGACAATCGCAAGATTCTGTTCATCGGCGGAGCCGCGTTTATGATCGTCGTCGTCCTGGTTGCGGGCTTTTTGCTTTACAACCAGATCTCTTCGAATAAGCAACAGGCAACCGATACCCAAAACGCTCTAAGCGCGGCCGCGGCCAACGCTCCGATGACTCCGGCCGATATTGCCAAGGCCTACACGGGTTCCGTTGTCTATATCGAAGCCGGCTGGAAGCTGATCTACACTTCAAACGGCGGCCAAGTTTTTCACAAATATTATCCGAATCAATGGAAAGACCAGCAAGGCAACATTCACTCAATCGTGAGTGACGGTCGTTCCCAGGTGGCTGCTTATGTAGTGGTTGGCCAGAACGTCGAGCCGCTGCTGTCGCTCGACAACCGGGCAGGCCCGCCCATCGGTGGCGAACTCAGCGGCACGGGGTTCGCGGTGACCGGGGACGGGTTCATACTGACGAACCGTCACGTCGGGGCGACCTGGCGGACCAGCTACCGCTTCACGGCTTCCTCGACGCCTGGCATAGTAATCAGCGGCGGAGGAATTTCGCTTAAGCCCGATGGAACTCCCCTACTGGTGGCCGCGCCCGGTGACTGGGTTCCTTCAGAAACAAAACAGGCAGGTCAAACGCTTCAGGGTGGATTCGACGGCAGGAACGATTATCTCAACGTTACATTTCCGAAAAACGAGTTACGGATTCCTGGCAAGCTCGCCCGCACTTCAGATCGCCATGACGTCGCGATGCTGAAGATCGATGTTCCCGACTCTGTTCCCAAACTCGAGCTCAACGACAACTACGACACCATCAAGCCGGGCGACGCGTCGATAGTCCTGGGTTATCCCGGCGTATCGCCGGCGGTCTACGGAGTCATCAGGTCCCAGGATGTTTTCAACCGGGAAGCCCAACTAAAGATCATTCCCGATCCAACGATAAGCGTTGGAAACATCGGTCGGGTCATACGCGGCGGGGATCCCAATAACACCAAGGGGGATGTGATCTATAGCGGATTTGGCGACGCCTATCAGTTGACCATAAACTCGACCGGCGCGGGCAATAGTGGAGGGCCGGTCTTTGATGATCGCGGCCGGGTGACCGGGATCTTCTTTGCCGGCGGCAGCGCCGGGGGAGCGTCGGTCACTTATGCGGTTCCAATTCGATACGGCAAGGAACTGATGAGCGTAAGCGCGCCGAGGTAA
- a CDS encoding DUF6677 family protein encodes MQPRDTLTENIPPHFTDRSIPFDEPRRFPLARRTVAVLAAWLVPGAGHLVLGRRGRGVLFFVTIVGAFILGLSLNGHLYWPTVADPPSLFHYDLITVLWFFAEIGSGLCYVASYALGLGMAAIPQAAASPTFEYGNTFMFLAGLLNYLVIHDAFDIAAGRKR; translated from the coding sequence TTGCAACCGAGAGACACGCTGACCGAAAACATCCCGCCACATTTCACCGACCGCAGCATCCCATTCGATGAGCCCAGACGCTTTCCCCTCGCGCGGCGCACCGTGGCCGTTCTGGCGGCGTGGCTTGTGCCCGGCGCCGGGCATTTGGTTCTTGGTAGACGCGGACGCGGGGTACTTTTCTTCGTCACGATAGTGGGGGCGTTCATTCTGGGGTTGAGCTTGAACGGTCATCTCTATTGGCCGACCGTCGCAGATCCTCCTTCGCTTTTTCATTACGACTTGATCACGGTGCTGTGGTTCTTCGCCGAGATCGGATCGGGGCTATGCTATGTTGCGTCGTATGCGCTAGGCTTGGGGATGGCGGCTATTCCGCAAGCGGCCGCGTCTCCGACTTTTGAGTACGGCAACACGTTCATGTTTTTGGCGGGACTGCTCAACTACCTTGTGATCCACGACGCGTTCGATATCGCGGCAGGGAGGAAGCGCTGA
- a CDS encoding protein kinase, with the protein MNQNEPVTNSSATRTDGVKAGGLIGVTIDDKYRIESKLGEGGMGAVYRATRLMIGDEVAIKVLHSEQLTDPQVIERFRREAQAAARLKHPNVVTIHDFGVSSKNLVYLVMELVEGDSLRSLIKQRGPLPPSTTGEIISQVCAALEEAHRRNIVHRDLKPDNIIVTTSPTGLRVKVLDFGIAKLRDLSLTADNLTQTGTVLGTPRYMSPEQCMGEELDGRSDIYSLGIVLYEMLSGSVPFNSPSLTGLLMQHVNQTPPSLRAVNARISAAIERAVMRALEKQREARPQTADALAKELRDAIDDAVSAKFSGIRQVPPDAVPTIATSSGANAGLAPTVPATIPSGISSQSAPVTTPGKASSRSVPLLIGGVLILLSALGVVTWLLFARGDTVQRQDKVTVDSPGNDSKGKGDADSSLALRGEDTVLKGDALSESDLSGLSLTEISRLRNTIFARHGRIFETSELQNYFASRPWYRPKSNYKDAHLTPKDRENIRMILAAENRMGSPDSSKDAESSVTITATASSARNPFRGIDYGAEKALDGSMMTAWVEGIKGPGIGEWIRFDFGREVKLRRIFIAPGYFKSPQIWLKNNRLAVAVFSFSDGNSREFRFPDQMEEQKIEVGEVRTSWVRIEIKQIYLAQSDSEDTAISQITFEWE; encoded by the coding sequence GTGAATCAGAACGAACCAGTCACGAACTCTAGCGCAACCAGAACCGATGGCGTGAAAGCGGGCGGTTTGATCGGCGTCACGATTGACGACAAATACCGCATTGAGTCAAAGCTGGGAGAGGGCGGCATGGGTGCGGTCTACCGCGCTACTCGCCTGATGATCGGCGATGAGGTGGCAATCAAAGTACTGCATTCAGAGCAACTGACTGATCCACAGGTCATCGAGCGATTCCGCCGCGAGGCCCAAGCCGCCGCTCGACTAAAGCATCCGAACGTAGTAACCATCCACGATTTCGGCGTTTCTAGTAAGAATCTGGTTTATCTTGTGATGGAACTGGTCGAAGGCGACAGTCTCCGCTCTTTGATCAAACAGCGAGGTCCCCTACCACCTTCAACTACAGGCGAGATCATATCTCAAGTATGCGCGGCGTTAGAAGAAGCCCACCGGCGCAACATCGTTCATCGCGATCTTAAGCCCGATAACATTATCGTCACCACCTCGCCGACCGGATTGCGAGTCAAAGTGCTCGACTTCGGCATTGCCAAGTTGCGCGATCTGTCGCTCACAGCAGATAACCTGACTCAGACAGGCACTGTATTGGGGACGCCGCGCTATATGTCCCCTGAGCAATGCATGGGTGAGGAGCTTGATGGCCGTTCTGACATTTACAGCCTCGGCATTGTACTTTACGAAATGCTTTCAGGGAGTGTGCCATTCAATTCGCCCAGCCTGACCGGGCTCTTAATGCAACATGTCAATCAAACTCCACCATCGTTGCGCGCGGTTAATGCCCGCATCTCAGCAGCCATTGAACGAGCAGTGATGCGGGCGCTCGAAAAGCAGCGCGAGGCGAGGCCGCAAACCGCTGATGCGCTGGCGAAAGAGTTGAGAGATGCCATAGACGATGCGGTTAGTGCAAAGTTCTCTGGGATTCGGCAAGTTCCTCCCGATGCAGTGCCAACAATCGCAACATCAAGCGGAGCAAACGCAGGGCTCGCTCCCACAGTGCCAGCGACGATACCAAGCGGTATTTCATCCCAGTCGGCTCCCGTAACGACTCCAGGTAAGGCAAGTAGCCGTTCGGTTCCGCTACTCATTGGTGGTGTCCTGATTCTCTTGTCTGCACTGGGAGTAGTTACGTGGCTGCTCTTTGCGCGAGGCGATACGGTCCAGAGACAGGATAAGGTGACGGTAGATTCACCTGGCAACGATTCCAAGGGAAAAGGGGATGCTGATTCCTCTCTTGCATTGCGAGGCGAGGATACGGTTCTAAAGGGCGATGCGCTATCTGAAAGCGATCTTTCAGGACTGTCGCTCACGGAAATCAGCCGTCTTCGCAACACTATCTTCGCGCGCCACGGTCGTATTTTCGAGACATCGGAGCTGCAGAACTATTTCGCCAGCCGTCCCTGGTACAGACCCAAAAGCAACTATAAGGATGCGCATCTCACCCCTAAGGATCGCGAGAACATCAGAATGATTCTGGCGGCGGAGAATCGAATGGGCAGTCCTGATTCATCAAAGGACGCTGAGTCTTCGGTCACAATCACAGCAACCGCGTCATCTGCGCGGAACCCCTTTCGGGGCATCGACTACGGGGCTGAAAAGGCGCTGGATGGTAGTATGATGACGGCTTGGGTTGAAGGGATAAAGGGCCCAGGCATCGGCGAATGGATTCGCTTTGATTTTGGTCGAGAAGTGAAACTCCGCCGAATCTTCATTGCTCCAGGGTACTTTAAGTCTCCACAGATTTGGCTGAAGAACAATCGGCTGGCTGTCGCCGTTTTTTCTTTCTCTGATGGCAATTCGCGGGAATTCCGGTTCCCTGATCAAATGGAAGAACAAAAGATCGAAGTAGGAGAGGTAAGAACTAGTTGGGTTAGAATCGAAATCAAACAGATTTATCTTGCTCAGAGCGATTCGGAGGATACTGCCATATCTCAAATAACATTTGAGTGGGAGTGA
- a CDS encoding HEAT repeat domain-containing protein gives MKPVARHTRLVTGLFVLIFFTRTVGSSLPDISASPNQNNPRRTREMDPEDARWFAQLNSSDEEERREAVMRLSHLKTSAATSALLSALNDRSSRVRAAAAACLAERGEASTVPLLAACLAKDKDAFVRKTAAYALGKFQGTGRTAALIAALKDKDAEVRGAAAVSLGDHADTAAVTSLTTALSDRSGFVRARAARALGVNGSAATPAVPALIRLLTSDDDNEVKRQASTALGSIGDRSALPALERARHDKDPHLVQAAIDAIRMLEK, from the coding sequence ATGAAGCCGGTCGCACGACATACACGATTGGTAACGGGGCTGTTCGTCCTGATCTTTTTTACTCGAACCGTCGGATCGAGCCTTCCTGACATATCGGCATCACCAAATCAGAACAATCCGCGGCGTACCCGCGAGATGGATCCTGAAGACGCGCGCTGGTTCGCGCAACTCAACTCATCTGACGAAGAAGAACGCCGCGAAGCCGTGATGAGGCTGTCCCATCTGAAAACCAGCGCAGCCACTTCCGCGCTTTTGTCAGCTTTGAACGACCGCTCATCGCGCGTGAGGGCAGCGGCCGCCGCTTGTCTCGCCGAGCGCGGCGAGGCATCGACCGTTCCTCTTCTCGCTGCTTGCCTGGCGAAAGACAAGGATGCTTTTGTGAGAAAGACGGCGGCCTATGCGCTCGGCAAATTCCAGGGAACCGGCCGAACTGCTGCGCTGATCGCGGCGCTCAAGGACAAGGACGCGGAAGTGCGCGGAGCCGCGGCAGTCTCGCTCGGAGATCACGCGGACACGGCGGCAGTGACGTCCCTGACGACTGCTCTCTCGGACAGGAGCGGTTTCGTTCGCGCCAGGGCGGCCCGTGCTCTGGGCGTGAACGGAAGCGCGGCTACACCTGCTGTTCCGGCACTCATCCGGCTGCTGACGTCCGACGACGACAACGAAGTGAAGCGTCAGGCGTCCACAGCTCTGGGATCGATAGGCGATCGCTCGGCGCTACCGGCGCTCGAGCGAGCCAGGCACGACAAGGACCCTCACCTCGTTCAGGCCGCTATCGACGCAATAAGAATGCTCGAGAAGTAG